Proteins encoded together in one Ignavibacteria bacterium window:
- the rpsT gene encoding 30S ribosomal protein S20: MPLRHKSAQKRARQTLKKTEKNKKYRVSIKGSVKKVLGTTDKETAATEFKKAVRTIDRAATKGIIHKNKAANEKSRLAKHINKVSK; this comes from the coding sequence ATGCCATTAAGACACAAATCAGCTCAGAAAAGAGCAAGACAAACATTAAAAAAAACCGAGAAGAATAAAAAATACAGAGTATCAATAAAAGGTTCGGTGAAAAAGGTTCTTGGGACTACTGATAAAGAAACCGCAGCAACGGAATTCAAAAAAGCCGTAAGAACTATTGATAGAGCTGCTACAAAAGGCATCATTCACAAGAATAAAGCAGCTAACGAAAAATCACGTTTGGCAAAACACATCAACAAAGTTAGTAAATAA
- a CDS encoding S8 family serine peptidase gives MKIKTLFVTLFLFVFSAVYSQTDIWYTTVLQEKFLDKDGKPVTGKGVVVGDIDSGIDIFHPFFFFADGGEYNWIDVDKNGTFTPGLDAVDYNNDGIASISEVLRYIEMNNNTYNVLKTDKENYNPDMDFLYNDKNGNKKRDHGEKDGFSEQDPTYGEQFFIAIDANQNGVLEIGESIVALNTSKVRAVREKDGTIRRRGIDLIKTEPDSVQHGTSVAGVVLGGHSGVQKLHGFAPDAEIVMANIKYDYTPRFVRNFPEMIKFLKDEKVNILLFEDGEWMFEFMDGSSEEEMLTNELARSGITIIGGGGNLASGNMLVRSKLKKAQLETFKFSSPATGEGKKNDGSFVSFLWKGKDKEAVFTVLTPDNKLSKEIKGGSGILKVGNYNINYAKVVSPKGTVMMKFAFSEKDSGTVKGDWQIRVHAKDEIDLFGFIVDVTQSWGGTTRWYSDKISDEGTVTFPSTADSCIAVGAYTVNYAWGTNDAIGKLCYYSGIGYNISGKVGIDICAPGHSTFTCGPNNSYTLFSGTSSAAPHVVGTVALMLQINPALTHTDIRNILRHTAVSDEFTGTVPNTKWGSGKLNPEKAIKYVLEER, from the coding sequence ATGAAGATTAAAACATTATTTGTTACATTATTCCTTTTTGTTTTCTCGGCAGTATATAGCCAGACTGATATCTGGTACACGACCGTTCTGCAGGAAAAATTTCTTGATAAAGATGGTAAACCCGTCACAGGCAAGGGCGTTGTTGTCGGTGATATCGATTCCGGTATAGATATATTTCACCCTTTCTTCTTTTTTGCCGACGGGGGAGAATATAATTGGATAGACGTTGACAAAAACGGTACGTTCACGCCCGGTCTAGATGCTGTAGATTATAATAACGACGGGATTGCGAGCATTTCCGAAGTCTTGAGATATATAGAGATGAATAATAATACTTATAACGTTCTTAAGACGGATAAGGAAAATTATAATCCAGACATGGATTTTCTTTATAACGATAAAAACGGCAACAAGAAAAGAGATCATGGAGAAAAAGATGGTTTTTCAGAGCAAGACCCGACTTACGGCGAACAGTTTTTTATAGCGATAGATGCTAACCAAAACGGGGTTCTCGAAATAGGGGAAAGTATTGTAGCTCTTAACACTTCAAAAGTCCGCGCAGTAAGAGAAAAAGATGGGACGATAAGAAGACGGGGGATTGATTTAATTAAAACAGAACCCGACTCCGTTCAACATGGTACAAGCGTTGCAGGTGTAGTACTCGGCGGTCATTCCGGCGTTCAGAAACTTCATGGTTTTGCGCCCGATGCCGAAATAGTAATGGCAAACATAAAATATGATTATACACCGAGGTTTGTGAGGAACTTTCCGGAAATGATAAAATTCTTAAAGGATGAAAAAGTCAATATTCTTTTGTTTGAAGATGGTGAGTGGATGTTTGAATTTATGGACGGTTCATCGGAAGAGGAAATGTTGACTAATGAGCTTGCAAGGTCTGGGATTACTATTATTGGCGGCGGAGGGAATCTTGCTTCTGGCAATATGCTCGTTCGTTCTAAATTGAAAAAGGCACAGCTTGAGACTTTTAAATTTTCATCTCCTGCAACCGGCGAAGGAAAGAAAAATGATGGTTCTTTTGTATCGTTCTTATGGAAGGGGAAAGATAAAGAAGCTGTCTTTACTGTATTGACACCGGACAATAAACTTTCGAAAGAAATCAAAGGGGGCTCGGGAATTTTGAAGGTTGGGAATTATAATATAAATTATGCAAAAGTTGTGTCTCCAAAAGGTACTGTAATGATGAAATTTGCGTTCTCTGAAAAAGATTCGGGCACAGTTAAAGGTGATTGGCAGATAAGAGTACATGCAAAGGACGAGATTGACCTGTTTGGATTTATTGTTGATGTAACGCAATCATGGGGAGGAACAACACGTTGGTATTCGGATAAAATATCGGACGAGGGAACCGTAACTTTTCCTTCGACTGCTGACAGCTGTATAGCTGTTGGTGCTTACACTGTCAACTATGCGTGGGGAACGAATGATGCAATAGGCAAGCTCTGTTATTACAGCGGAATTGGTTATAATATTTCGGGTAAAGTAGGAATAGATATATGTGCACCCGGGCATTCTACTTTTACGTGCGGACCGAACAATTCTTATACATTGTTCAGCGGTACAAGCTCCGCAGCGCCGCATGTTGTCGGCACAGTTGCTTTAATGCTTCAGATAAATCCTGCTTTAACTCATACGGATATAAGAAATATTCTGAGGCACACTGCCGTATCAGATGAGTTTACAGGGACCGTACCTAACACGAAATGGGGCTCGGGAAAACTTAATCCGGAAAAAGCTATTAAGTATGTTTTAGAAGAGCGTTAA